The sequence below is a genomic window from Brachyhypopomus gauderio isolate BG-103 chromosome 20, BGAUD_0.2, whole genome shotgun sequence.
caggctacctctggtgagcacacatgtcacgtctgtcacgtgctcagtgtgaacctgctttcatctgtgaagagcacaaggcgccagtggtgaatttgccaatcctggtgttctctggcaaatgccaagtgTCCTGCACgttgttgggctgtgagcataAACCTcaatctgtggacgtcgggccctcataccatcctcatggagtcggtttctaaccgtttgtgcagacacatgcacatttgtggcctgctggaggtcattttgcagggctctggcagtgctcctcctgttccttcttgcacaaaggcggaggtagcggtcctgctgctgggttgttgccctcctatggcctcctccacgtctcctggacagcatggtggcttggtggttagcacgtttgcctctcagcactggggtcttgggtacaagtccctatctgagtggagtttccatgttctccctgtgtttgcgtgggtttcctccgggatctccggtttcctcccacagtccaaaaacatggaagttaggtaaattggcagtcccagacaaattctccctgagtgtgtgtctgtgtctctccctgagtgtgtgtctatgtctctctctgttcaataaaaacaagttgttgtctgagtgtgtgtgcatgaatgtgtgtgtgtttgtatgcccagtggtggatggtgctctggcactagggtctgtcctctctccccttcctgcaccccaatCAGTCCCCCAGTacgcaattggctgctgcttctcgctggtgtgtgattagttgtctgtaacgtagctgtgttaacaattgtaaagcgccttgggtatctagataagtatatataaattgaaacattcattcattcattcctgGTGTACTGGTCTGTCTCTTGGTAGCGCTTCCATGttctggacactgtgctgacagacacagcaaaccttcttgccacagctcgcattgatgtgccatcctggatgagctgcactacttgagccacttgtgtggaccaccaacattcaaaagtgaccaaaacatcagccagaaagcataggtactgagaagtggtctgtggtccccacctgcagaaccactcctttataggggggggggggggggggtcttgctaattgcctctcatttctacctgttttctattccatttgcacaacagcaggtgaaattgattcacaatcagtgttgcttcctaactgaacaggttggtttcacagaagtgtggttccctttatttttttgagcagtgtaatTAGACTGTAACATCTCACATGTTCTAACCAGTGGtgattgctctaagactgcaagggaagctcagcttcccctaaaatgtcaaaaaaaagtgatcaaacatatactgttgtgtgtacatgtcattgactaaatatgcgctacaacgcgctcgacttttgttcagaatcagcttcttatcactggtaacgacagggctttcctctcactcagtctcGCAGCTTCACAGTGCTTTAAACTgtgtggacgctgagcgtctacagagttaaatagcgaagcaaagagtgcagcgaaacgagacgagccattggctaaatgctgggctttgtcccgcccattGGATGCACAGCGTCTGTGGGGGTttatggggcagtgggctggcctggacgctcagcttctgcatgatgattggatgatctgtctgaggccgaatccctttttgattgacagcgaaatgagcgaatAAGCTATCTTTTTGTGTAAACCTCCGCGGGagcatttatttaaatttttttttattttcattctgttctgagttgaaccggagattttcctaatcctcttagcTGCATTTTCTTCGTTGaaaacgactagcgacaaatcaaGCTTCTATTTCTGGGtgtttttgttgtagctgcttgtgtttggagactgacttctattactcaagccgaaattgagcttcccctccttgaaagaccagcatccgccactggtTCTAACCTACCATAACATGCATCAATATCAGTAATTACTCTTAAGGCCCAATAAAGAATCCACTAATCTATGAGCGCTCAATTAGTTAATAATAACTCAAGATGGCTTACAGGAAACCTACAGACATCCAACCAGGAATAGCTCAAAACCCTTCTAGGCTGCGTGTTGGAAATGGACTATGTGGTGACTGTGGAATGACGGATAACCATTACATCCGCAGGCACGGACGTAAAATGGACGTAAAGGGGGGCAggacactccccccccccctgtcaATGTTTGATACACATCTCACCTTTCAGCCCATCTCCTCTCTGAGACCGATCTCATCCCTGAGACCAGGAAATGAAGACTCGCTGTCACGTGATTGCATAAGAAATTAAGCATGGTAGATCACGAGATCACTCTGCGTTCGCCCCCTATTACAGAAATAGTGCACTATGTTGTGTCAGCAAATGGTAAATAGTACACTATTTCTGTGATAGGGAGCAATTTTGAATGCAGCAATGGGTTAATATTGTGCTCTATTTGTGTTGTGAGTGTATGAGAGGGGGCATATTGGTTTGGACATAAAAGGGTGGACTAAAACCTTATTTGTGTTGTCATGATTAACCTATTCTTCTcatgttgtgggggggccccctaccggtcgcccccggttaaagcggcagcggtcctgtttttggtcacgtgatgttcgtcctccaggtgggcgggacccgtgatccgtctcacctgagggtcgtttgttcgtctatatatgtcatgtctttgtaccagttgactgctggttattatttccttcatttggaacaatgcacgggtttttggtttgcacactttctgttaaaccatcctctttccctgagacttggcgtgatcgcttcctttttgagttgctcactctacccgtcacagaataaccagccacctttcggaagccgccagtctcctttgctttctccttcgttcgtggtcatgtctcttggtaagtgtttgtctacgtgctgtgtgtttgttgtgtattgtccgagagtgtgttgagtctgtccccactcgtcccgccgtgtttaactGTTGTTTGTGTAAAACCCGTAAAATCTACTAAAAGACTACTCGCCCagctctcgcccagcgaaagtaccggtgcctcacattgcgcacgtccgttgtccgttatcgtctgtatatgtgtgtgtgtgtatgtgacgcGTAAGCTGatctctccaaagatctgcggatcccgttgggagaacggtgagagagagagagagctggagtaggcgtGTCGCGCTccacagagcgcgcgcatcggtgggtcctgtccgtttgttagTGTTCTCTgcctttgcgtgttcgttttgtcctagagtgtagcgtgctttgttttatgtaattcctctcttgcgcccctcttcactgtgtgtggggaggggtccaTTTGATGTGGCATGGAGGGCATCTTGGGTGCGTGTATGTtatatgttttgtttgtgttttttgttttgttattccccagaggggccccccctaaatatgtttttaggggggagctatggggttcctgagccacggcatgtggctcagaaggcgctgCTCCTTAGGGAGAAATGgcctttgggagggacccctgagcagggaggagcccctgtacccctttgtaggctgaggatgcctggggtgtatggacagggtgtctcctcatgccaagaaggggtcccctcccccctgggtatAAGGGGGTGCAAAGGTCAGGGCAGTGCACGttatgtgttgtatgttgtctgtgtgcgggtgtgtgtgatgtgttgaagGTCGCTCCTggaggtggactgcggcactcccggacctagtggggtctccaggcggagaccctccccttcaagctcggggtgaccagcgtgtccctgatgcagattgccagggccctggtctctggcgctcctgggttgggtgggagtccaccttgagatgaggggccccgggaggggttcactccccaggagtctggggtgacccctagcgaaagggcaggggtcagctccgagcgaggaggtaggttcgggaggtggtcggtagaagccgtggccgcaccccagtgtggcggcctgcacacatccacacctgtgacgtgtgttgggccatgtgctcccggtccgcacacagcggtggggcttaagcggcctaaggccggttagggcgcgagggccctgtgaccgaccggggcgtggttatcgtcttgttgacggcccagttggtccagggtcccgcccaggaggcgagctaacctgtatgtgtttttatgtttcagctccaggactgcagggaacgggtccctgcctggtctgcgtcctgtgacgaggagcttgtgttttgtgtttcagctcaggacggcagggaacgggtccctgtcttgtccccgccctcccgcccctttgttgtgttttgtgtgctgccactgtaagccgcacatccggaggggagtgcggctttggtgggggggggtctgtcacgttgtgggggggccccctaccggtcgcccccggttacagcggcagcggtcctgtttttggtcacgtgatgttcgttctccaggtgggcgggacccgtgatccgtctcacctgagggttgtttgttcgtctatatatgtcttgtctttgtaccagttgactgctggttattatttccttcatttggaacaatgcacgggtttttggtttgcacactttctattaaaccatcctctttccctgagacttggcatgatcgcttcctttttgagttgctcaccctgcccgtcacaattctTTTATATTTTATCCTTTGTTATCTAGACATTCCAGCAACCTTTGTGAAATAAGACCGTAacactaaaataaaaacaatgtatttgtaaaaacaATTATGTATTTGTCATTTCCCAAGGCATCCATTTACTTGCTTTCAATGTATATTTCAATCAAATTGTAAAATTTGAGTAATCTACAGAAAATAAAACAGTTGCATTCTattcatatacatacacattcaTGTCATAATAAGCCTAAACACCACAAACCACAAACAGTGGAAAACATACATTCCCAAAAGGCAGTATCTTAATTTTTTACTCTTTTACTATTTTTACTTTTGATTTCCAaagttttaatattttatttgattAATTTGGAAGTTTAGATTTTAAAGCAGGTTTAGACCAGTTGCTTCTAAATAATAAAGAGTCAGAAAAGTTCAAATGTCCAGTAGTCAGATAGATAAATAGACAAAAGCAACAAGTTAatcaaaacagaacacaattcaatatatatatagaccATTATAACTGCAAAAAATCAACTTTTGGGTTAATAGTGACCTTGGGAGGCATTAGATGGAATCTTCAGGCACTGATTCATCAATTTAAATCAATTTAAATGTTGGCAAATTACTAAAACAATCACtaaaacatgtatgtatgaacaTGTATGAACAATTATGAGATCACACAATCCTTTTTATTACCTGGCTTTTTCTTTGTGGGATCTGGCCTTCTTTGTTCTTGCTCTCTTCTTTCAGCAGTGAGTAAAACTGCATATATTGATAAGAGTGCATTTACTGCTTGTATCCTTCTCTCTTGCCTCTCTAATTCTGAAGTCAGCTCTTCTATGATTCTCCAACTTTCATCCAGCAGTACTGTTGTCACATGAACTAAAGCAAAACATGGATCTAACACAGTAATAATGTTCTTCTGAAACTTTGACTTGTCTGATTTAAAGCGTTCCTGAGATCTTcggttctcctcctctctgttctgtaCTTTTACCTCTCTGTGTCTTATCATTCTCTCCCTTTGTTGGTTCTCCCAGGCACGTCGCTGCGTAGATGCCCTTTCTCTGTATAGGTCCACTTCTCTATTTTTTAATTCCTTACATTGTCTCTCCATGTCTTCTTCTCTTTCATTAAGATTATTCTCTCTAGTTTCTAATTCCTCTTCCAACATTTTAATTGACTtttgcttcaactcaatttccTGCCATTTCAGTCCCATGTCTTCAGCCCATCTTCTCATCTCTGCATCTTTTAGGATAAGCTCTTCTTTTCCTCTTTTTGCCTCACATCGTTCTCTGTCCAACACTTCTTCTCTGTTTTTCAGATCATTCTCCATATGTCTCATCTCTGCTTCTCTTTGGTTCATCTCACTTTCTCTATTTTCCAAATCATCCTTCTTCCGTTTAATTTCTTCAAGTTTTTCCTCCAGTTGCATTACTTCTTTCTGTCTTCTGTTCATCTCATCTTCTTTTGCTTTTAGCTGTTCCATTTCTCTCTCAACCGCTTGCATTTTTTTATTAAGTTCTTCCTCTCctttttttaaaatgtccaccTTTTGTTTAATATGTTCACTTTCCTTTCTCAGTTCATCTTCTTTTTCTCTGTATATTTTCTCTCTTtgtttccttccttccttcttcTTATTTAAACAACATAATATTTGACCAAGTAATAACATTACTTGTAAAAATAATGAAGTGGAAAACCCATGATTATTTGATATCAATCTCTTAGCTGATTCTGCATTGTTTTTTGCTTCTTCCTCTCTTACTCTTTTCTctagtttctctctctttttttcttcttcctctcttaCTCTTTTCTCTAGTttatctctcttttctttgtcttCCTCTCTTACTCTTTTCTctagtttctctctctttctttcttcttcctctcttaCTATTTTCTCTAATTCCTGTCTCTTTCCTTCTTCATCCTCTCTTATTCTTTTCTctagtttctctctctttttttcttcttcatctCTTACTCTTTTCTCTAGTTtatctctcttttcttcttcttcctctcttaCTCTTTTCTCTAggttctttctcttttcttcttcctctcttaCTCTTTTTTctagtttctctctcttttcttcttcctctcttaCTCTTTTCTCTAggttctttctcttttcttcttcctctcttaTTCTTTTCTCTAggttctttctcttttcttcttcctctcttactcttttctttctcttttcttcttcctctcttaTTCTTTTCTctagtttctctctctttctttcttcttctttaaGTCTCTTTTCTAATttatctctctttttttcttcatgTCTTATTGTCTTTTGTAATTCCACTATTTTTCTTTCTTCGCGTTCTCTCAAATTCTGTCTTAATTCCATCCCTTTTTTCTTTTGATCTCTCAATTTATTTTCTAAGTTTTCTTTTATTCCCTTCATCCTTTGTAATTTCCCTAGCAGATCTTCCTTTTGTCTCTCAGCATTTCTGTGCTCACTTACCAAAACAAGTACTGCAACGGCAAGTAGAAGTCCCAGGGTAGTAATGCAATAATTGCTGTTGACATTTTTGTGAAATTCTTTTTGATTATTATCTTGCACCTTTCTTTTAATCTTTTTCTCCAGTAGTTGAGCCTTCTTAGTTTTTTTCTCAGTTACTCTCTCCTTCTGTTTGTCATCCTCTCCTCTTCCAGTTTCACCCATTTTCTCCCTGAACTTCTCAATTCTACCCATCTCTCCTTCCATCCTAATCAATGTTTCTATTCTTGACTCTGTCATTACCTCTTTATATTTTAGTTCTTCCTCTTGATTTTCTAACCATCTATCTTTGCCATAAATCTCTCCCTTTGAACTGATTTTATTCCTCTTTTTAAATCTATGGAGGATTACTCTGTTAAAAACCTTTCCCACCACTTCATCCTCTAGCAATAGCAAATTTCCAGGTTCACTATCAAATCTTTCATTTTCAAATACATTgatcaaaaaaaaattttttctttctttttctatgAAAGCCCTATTTTTAAACAGTGTTTCCCATTTCATGTGCTCAATGATTTCTAATTTAATGCTTATTCTTTCTGTGATCATTTCAATCATATCTCCACTAATGGGGAATTCTTGGTATACCTCTACCTGATTTTTTGCCTCACTGTTGTATTTCAGCATTCCTATAGCAGTtgtttctgtgtgaatgttatTTGGTGACATTATGTGGTATGTATTCTGCTTTGCTAACTTGGCCAGTTTAAATCTGGTTGTTGCATGGCTGGGTACTGTACGGATTCTTGCAAACCTCAAATACCAGTCTGGGTAAATGACATCAACAGATATTTCAGTAGCTGCACACAAGTTTGTCTTATCTGAACTATGTGATGTCTCTTGTTGTAGTTGTTCTGCCTTCATGGTCGTCTTCCCTGACCAAACACCACTATGCACATTTGGCCAAGGGCAGAATGTGTTTTCACCACTATTTCCTATAATCTCTGTAATGTTCCTGGTTTTACATCTTCCAGATCCCATTAGTTCAGCTTTCTTCTCATGTCTCCAAGCCAGATCTATGGGAAATGTATGTATACACCAAATATTAGATACATTAAATGAGATGGTTTAGAATTGTGAACAAGCTCGTGTGATTATAATCAAAACTTTAAAACAATCTTGTACACAAGGTTGTACACACACCATATTTTCAGGATCTGTCTGTACTCGTAAATGAGAGAAAAATGTCCTTACTCATTTTTTCAAGGGAAGCAAACAGCATGAAATCAGATATTAAGAGAAGGGTGACGGTTGTCTGTCCTAATCTTCTCCATGGTTGCCATGAAGATCTGGCTTGTGCCTGCACATTCATGGCTAATAGAAACATTAAGATTAGCATACATCAGTCTTTCCCATAGGAATACACATACATGGAGTAGGGtattatgtatatgtatactCCAAAGTACACTGCTCACCTGAGAAAGGAATGAGATGTTTCCTATAGAGGAAAAGGATACTGATTGCTCATACTGATGAAGAGATAAAAATAAACAGATATAGTGTAAGTCTATTACTTTGGAAACTTCTTGAACAGGTATAGAGCTGAAACGATTCGAGCAACTCGAGTAATTCGATTACAAAAAATACTTGAGGCAAATTCTTTGCCTCAAGGCTTTGTTTAATTTGTCACcatctattttaaatgtttctacTGTCGTATCAATCCTGCTTTGTACTACTGTGCAGCTCCGGTATCATTGTTTTACACGGACTGTTATAACTGACGCACAGGTTTAAGGCGGCATGATTTGTTTTGATGGAAATGGTGGAAAATGTAAAAgggcaaaaatgtcaaaagtgtgggaccatttttcgctgcgcaaggtggacaacgtagtgcagtgtatttactgtaaaacaGACCTGGCCTACCATAACAGTACTTCCTCAATGCTTCAGCACCTAAACCAAAAGCATCTGCACGGGAACTGCGCTTCTCCAAGTAGTTTAGGAGCCTCTACAAGGTGTTTATGATTATAACTGATATAAAGACTAGCGCTTGTTATAATGTACAGTAGGTATAATTATTTATAGTACGTGTTATGAGTCGATAGTGactagataataataataagtaataAGTATATACTTAAGTAATAAGTATACATAATAAGTAGCAAGACAGCAAATGATCTCACTCATGTAATTTATcatctcatctctccctccaaacacacacacacgcacacacacacacacacacacacacacacacacacacacacacacacacacacacacagatagattaCATCAAGACATGCCTTCCCTATACATAAGGTAGTAATAATGAGTGCAACAGATATACAAATTCATTCATGACTACATTCATTAGAGTTTATACCATTTGTTGTGCAAATCaatgtttttttccccacagtACATCACAGCGGCACATGGACACCTTCATCCGGACAGGTCCCTCATGCACTGTGGAGGAAGCTGCAGTTTTTGCCAACAGCATTTTGAATATGCTCATCACAGACATGCgcccacactgtaaaaaatttcaagtctcaccaactaaaaaaatcttagtgacccgttgcacctaagttttttagttggtctaatttaagctctgcaaattgcaaattttaagttctgctgacaactacagaattcagtctaattaaagaaaataagttgagccaacaaaatgttttatattaaccaaatacacatagtgagtccaacaaaatgttttatgaactatatattttatgctttatgaagtaaattcaaagtatacagaatataatcaagtaattgtgcattttatttgcatgtcaaaaagtaaacataaaatattaccaaacaggcatatgagagctgctttataaatgtaataaaaattgaaacgtcgagtcaggaggacaagaatgagccatgacaccaacgttagctcaatgctattctattagcaatacgctaacggcaaaaacacactggttctaagggaggggggacactaacacgcatacgacacacatccagggaaacgggagaactgaccgcggagctgtatgtggttggaaaaagtatctaaaaagtacttaattagaaatcgattgggcttcagcaaatgcttaattactacgcaGATATAGCTAGCTATgtagctaacgttagtccgcatgctaacagtttgccgacgtgaggtagttaaattccaaacggacagttaacgcgtgacggttaattaaccgttaatcgatagcttgtccttgccaaccacaacagtattaacactaacattactaaactcatagcaaagttaaacactgaaaaacaacttgttggcttagctctagttttgataactatacgtttggaaaatatgttgaaatacgacctagttcaaaattcaaactcaacaaacaccaccaagttagttgtgttagcttaataaagatccacattaacttcactcagtgaacgtttgaagtcctctagataaatggtgaaacgctgggtcttcattttagttttggtgcagaaggcgccaagaaaatcttctctcgagcatgcgcattagtttcaccactaccactattgctcgcccaacacagttttttactttggacttgacatgttgactcaggcccgtagccagcattgtgatgggggggatctttttcccccgaaagtggagtggggggggggggggggggggggggggggttatgtcttatatgtttcctctatgctgcgcctatagcgatcgatcgccagtggttggcgccagagcgaactagtaactcagtgggttttcgcattttgaaaattttgttgcattttgtttacgctaggaggaggtggaaaagttagactatcgcatcgccaaaattcggaaaaactggatggaaaagggtttttcgcataaacgatgacgtatcatgcctcaagtcaagtggttctgtacatgatcgcgatgtaaagatggcaaatacatacaaaaacagttctggagagagcaaaaattgaatttaacttctccatgtaaagaaaaggaaaagaaaaaaatgtttcacaacctcaacgtgcaaaaatgcgtaaatgccagatggacgtaaaaccactattgtttggcgtcctctcacgtgatctaaagtttattcgcataactgtaatgaatggaaacaaggcttaattcacattttttttctgccgaaacttggaaattgcgcattattttttcgaaaggtttggatggaaacccgaatcatagatgtagatcgaagataaataaactagattttttttcagcgtgagaaatcggatgtatggcgtgtgagcgtgtgaaaacggtcaaatgcgcgtgtctcacgctcattgcgtgagagttggcaacactgttataagtttgttgtgagtctgttgttgctgtccttatttgtttgtctgtatattcaccggagattaacaattcattcattgaatagcctacctatcttgaggggcatgtgtgtacggagggagggtgcgggtGCGGGAGAGGgtgccggggcgggggggggggatcgaacgaacccttcgattccccctggctacgggcctgcgactgagaaccataatgctcattcactgaacacaaaatattaagttgaatggtaaaaaatgcagcagctgatggcacaactcgttttttgtttttggagtaactatttttatgtttcatgctttgcccacataaatttttatattcacagaacataagcaaacaaagattttttacagtgcactCTCCATGGTGGAGGACACAGGATTTAAGAATATGATTAAAGTTTTCAATCCCAAATTCCCTTCATTCCCTCAAGAACACATTTCACAAATATGATGGCACAAAAGTACTCAGAAATAACTGAGAGTGTTCTTAAGGAGACAGAATGTGTTGCACTAACAACAGACATTTGGACAAGTGTGGCCACAGCGGCTTATCTGGGGGTCACTTGCCATTTTCTGGGAGATGATTGGGAAATGAAGTCCCTCTCCTTTACTACAATGCCTCTGGATGAGAGACATACAGCCACAAACATTGCAGATTGGCTGGAGGATGCTGCTACCAAATTTCACATTCCTTTTGAAAAGGTGAAGGCAGTTGTCCATGATAATGGGGCCAATGTAGTGGCAGCTGCCAAAATTCTCAAAGAGAGACACGGATGGGCCTCTGTAAGATGTGCAGGGCACACACTGAATTTAGTTGTGCAGAATACACTGAAAAATAACAAAACCATCTCAAGTTGTGTGGCCTCTGCGAGATGCCTTGTGGTGCACTTTAAAAAGAGTGAACTGGCTTGCACAAAACCTAAAGAAAAGCAGCAACAAATGGGAGTGAAACAGTACATGTTGGTACAGGATATCAGCACTCGGTGGAACAGTACACTTCATATGCTATCCAGGCTCCTTGAACAGAGATGGCCAGTGACTGCAGCTCTTTCCGATCCTGCAGTCAACCCACGAGGAAAGAATCACTATTTGGATCTGAAGCCGGACCAGTGGATCATGACAGAAGAGCTGACTCAGATTCTTGAACCTTTAAATATAATCTTGAAatatttcattaatataaaattctgtactcaaaa
It includes:
- the LOC143484275 gene encoding uncharacterized protein LOC143484275, translating into MNVQAQARSSWQPWRRLGQTTVTLLLISDFMLFASLEKMNLAWRHEKKAELMGSGRCKTRNITEIIGNSGENTFCPWPNVHSGVWSGKTTMKAEQLQQETSHSSDKTNLCAATEISVDVIYPDWYLRFARIRTVPSHATTRFKLAKLAKQNTYHIMSPNNIHTETTAIGMLKYNSEAKNQVEVYQEFPISGDMIEMITERISIKLEIIEHMKWETLFKNRAFIEKERKNFFLINVFENERFDSEPGNLLLLEDEVVGKVFNRVILHRFKKRNKISSKGEIYGKDRWLENQEEELKYKEVMTESRIETLIRMEGEMGRIEKFREKMGETGRGEDDKQKERVTEKKTKKAQLLEKKIKRKVQDNNQKEFHKNVNSNYCITTLGLLLAVAVLVLVSEHRNAERQKEDLLGKLQRMKGIKENLENKLRDQKKKGMELRQNLREREERKIVELQKTIRHEEKKRDKLEKRLKEEERKREKLEKRIREEEEKRKKRVREEEEKRKNLEKRIREEEEKRKNLEKRVREEEEKREKLEKRVREEEEKRKNLEKRVREEEEEKRDKLEKRVRDEEEKKREKLEKRIREDEEGKRQELEKIVREEEERKREKLEKRVREEDKEKRDKLEKRVREEEEKKREKLEKRVREEEAKNNAESAKRLISNNHGFSTSLFLQVMLLLGQILCCLNKKKEGRKQREKIYREKEDELRKESEHIKQKVDILKKGEEELNKKMQAVEREMEQLKAKEDEMNRRQKEVMQLEEKLEEIKRKKDDLENRESEMNQREAEMRHMENDLKNREEVLDRERCEAKRGKEELILKDAEMRRWAEDMGLKWQEIELKQKSIKMLEEELETRENNLNEREEDMERQCKELKNREVDLYRERASTQRRAWENQQRERMIRHREVKVQNREEENRRSQERFKSDKSKFQKNIITVLDPCFALVHVTTVLLDESWRIIEELTSELERQERRIQAVNALLSIYAVLLTAERREQEQRRPDPTKKKPDNFLQIVLPPSRRAAEYSGR